A genomic region of Nostoc sp. UHCC 0702 contains the following coding sequences:
- a CDS encoding cyclic nucleotide-binding domain-containing protein codes for MLSSVDRLLFVRRVPIFKELRDDFIVRLTSVMHELSFPANYTIFKQGEEGRSLYIVVSGRVKVHIGDKKLAEVDRGKYFGEMAVFDTQPRSASATTLEPCEFLELTQEQLYDAIEETPEIAVNIIRELSRLIRRLNENIHVTTSQ; via the coding sequence ATGCTCAGCAGCGTTGACCGTTTATTGTTTGTGCGGCGAGTCCCGATTTTTAAAGAATTGCGGGATGATTTTATTGTGCGACTGACTTCAGTGATGCATGAGTTGTCTTTTCCGGCTAATTACACCATCTTTAAACAGGGAGAAGAAGGGCGATCGCTCTATATAGTTGTGTCAGGTAGAGTTAAAGTCCATATTGGGGATAAAAAACTCGCAGAGGTAGACCGGGGAAAATACTTTGGTGAGATGGCAGTATTTGATACTCAACCTCGTTCCGCCTCTGCCACCACTTTAGAACCTTGCGAATTTTTGGAACTGACGCAAGAGCAACTTTATGATGCCATTGAAGAAACTCCAGAAATTGCGGTAAATATCATTCGTGAATTATCTCGTTTGATTCGCCGATTGAATGAAAATATTCATGTGACAACTTCTCAGTAA
- a CDS encoding cobyrinate a,c-diamide synthase — MSLIIAGERSGVGKTTVTLTLLASLCRRGGVVQSFKVGPDYIDPMFHQHVTGLACRNLDPVLTSEAYVQECFARHSQGSEYTLVEGVMGLFDGIGNGETVDQCLTDFASTAHVARLLDLPVVLVIDCSRLSGSVAAIAHGYSSFDSRLKIAGIILNRVGSDRHLSLLKDSLKALQLPILGVLRRQDNITIPDRHLGLVPTAELPELDAVINRLADLGDTCFDWQNLSPLLKSEHPPIPPSPHPPISSSPHPPIPPLKIAIARDRAFNFYYQDNLDLLQQLGAELVFWSPLAEELPLGVQGMYFGGGFPEVFAQQLTENTSARDAIKTAILAGMPTIAECGGLMYLCDQIIDFEGKLWPMVGVLPTSAVMDKRLTLGYRRAVALQDSLLVNAGKNIYGHEFHRSRLISTSHQPLFATYRYDCDEDMGCEGWALPVNLHASYIHLHWGTSVEMPQRFIQQCLNNS; from the coding sequence ATGTCTTTAATCATTGCCGGAGAACGTAGTGGGGTAGGCAAGACAACTGTCACGCTTACCCTTTTAGCATCTTTATGTCGTCGTGGTGGTGTGGTGCAATCTTTTAAGGTGGGGCCGGACTATATTGATCCGATGTTTCATCAACATGTTACTGGTCTTGCTTGTCGGAATTTAGATCCGGTGTTAACTTCTGAAGCTTATGTTCAAGAATGTTTTGCTCGTCACAGCCAAGGAAGTGAATATACTTTGGTAGAAGGAGTGATGGGGTTATTTGATGGAATTGGGAATGGGGAAACAGTTGATCAATGTCTGACTGATTTTGCTAGTACAGCCCATGTTGCGCGGCTTTTAGATTTACCTGTAGTGTTGGTAATTGATTGTAGTCGCTTGTCTGGTTCTGTGGCTGCGATCGCTCACGGTTACAGCTCGTTTGATTCTAGACTTAAAATAGCTGGCATCATATTAAATCGAGTCGGAAGCGATCGCCACCTTTCGCTACTCAAGGATTCCCTCAAAGCTTTACAATTACCCATTCTCGGTGTCCTACGCCGTCAGGATAACATCACAATTCCTGACCGCCATCTCGGCTTAGTACCCACAGCAGAACTTCCCGAACTGGATGCTGTAATTAATCGCCTTGCCGATTTAGGAGATACTTGCTTCGACTGGCAAAACCTGTCACCGTTGCTAAAATCAGAACATCCCCCCATCCCCCCATCCCCCCATCCCCCCATCTCCTCATCCCCCCATCCCCCCATCCCCCCACTCAAGATTGCAATCGCCCGCGATCGCGCTTTTAATTTTTATTACCAAGACAATCTCGATTTGCTGCAACAATTGGGTGCAGAATTAGTTTTCTGGAGTCCGCTAGCAGAGGAATTACCACTAGGTGTGCAGGGAATGTATTTTGGCGGTGGTTTTCCAGAAGTTTTTGCCCAGCAACTAACAGAAAATACTAGCGCCCGTGATGCTATCAAAACGGCAATTCTTGCAGGAATGCCTACAATTGCTGAGTGTGGCGGATTAATGTATTTGTGTGACCAAATTATCGATTTTGAGGGTAAACTTTGGCCGATGGTGGGTGTGCTACCGACATCTGCTGTCATGGATAAACGCTTAACTTTGGGTTATCGTCGTGCAGTAGCTTTGCAAGATAGTCTGTTAGTTAACGCAGGTAAAAACATTTACGGTCATGAGTTTCATCGTTCCCGATTAATCTCAACTTCTCATCAACCTCTGTTTGCAACTTATCGCTACGATTGTGACGAAGACATGGGATGTGAAGGATGGGCATTACCTGTAAATCTTCACGCCTCTTATATTCATTTACACTGGGGAACAAGTGTAGAGATGCCACAGCGGTTTATTCAACAATGTCTTAATAATTCGTAA
- a CDS encoding Rpn family recombination-promoting nuclease/putative transposase, with translation MFDNICKFLVENFSSNFANWLLGEPVTLTELSPSELSLEPIRADALILLQSEEIVLHLEFQTQPKNDIPFRMIDYRLRVYRRFPQKRMRQFVIYLQPTTSNLIQQTAFTLERTRHEFDVIPLWQQPTSVFLESPGLLPFAVLSQTDNSTEVLRQVAQEINRISDQRVQNNVAASTAILAGLVLRQEVIKSILRRELMQESVIYQEILAEGKAEGKAEGSQEKARQIAKNLLKEGMEIELIARVTGLTVEEIQQLQTQTINNQS, from the coding sequence ATGTTCGATAACATCTGCAAATTTTTAGTTGAAAACTTTTCTAGCAACTTTGCGAATTGGCTATTAGGAGAACCTGTTACACTTACCGAATTAAGTCCTTCAGAACTTTCCTTAGAACCAATTCGAGCCGATGCCCTAATCTTGCTGCAATCTGAAGAAATAGTACTACATCTGGAATTTCAAACTCAACCTAAAAATGATATTCCCTTTCGGATGATTGACTATCGCTTGCGCGTCTATCGTCGCTTCCCACAAAAACGGATGCGGCAGTTTGTGATTTATCTACAACCTACTACGTCAAACTTAATACAGCAAACTGCCTTTACTTTAGAAAGAACTCGTCATGAATTTGATGTCATTCCACTTTGGCAACAACCAACAAGTGTATTCCTCGAATCACCTGGTTTGCTGCCTTTTGCAGTCTTGAGTCAAACAGATAACAGCACCGAAGTACTTAGACAAGTTGCCCAAGAAATTAATAGGATTTCTGACCAGCGAGTGCAAAATAATGTGGCAGCATCAACAGCTATTCTTGCTGGGCTAGTATTGAGACAAGAGGTAATTAAAAGTATCCTGCGAAGAGAGCTTATGCAAGAATCTGTAATTTATCAAGAAATTCTCGCTGAAGGTAAAGCTGAAGGTAAAGCTGAAGGCAGTCAAGAAAAAGCTAGACAAATTGCCAAAAATCTGCTTAAAGAGGGAATGGAAATTGAATTAATAGCACGAGTCACAGGGTTAACTGTTGAGGAAATACAACAATTACAGACACAAACAATCAATAATCAATCATAA
- a CDS encoding CHAT domain-containing protein, translated as MQNTFYPLSLIAASLLLFLSHPLQVAGITPVIAQVQTPNNQNRKAEAYRLYQLGTQQYTQGKLREALETFEKVLLICREIGDKVGEGTTLNNVGLIHHKLGEYTKALEYYGQALSIRKEDRDKTGQGITLNNIGSVYRDLGQYTKALEYYREALNIAKKANDNTGEGTTLNNIGLVYDYLGQYAKALEYYQQALIMAKEDSDKIGEAITLSNIGLVYTNLGEYAKSLEYFQQALILAKENSDKIGEGTTLNNIGGVYSYFGQYAKALEYYQEALTIAKQSGTIAKEAQSLHNIGLNYSQLGQYAEALEFYQQALAIAKKIDDKVQEGFTLQGIGVVYNDLGEYSKTLEYYQQALTIFKEVGRKAAEGDTLHNIGYFFIRTGKLQSAVKNLHTAIEVYESLRPGLKDTNKISLIDTQLSSYQLLQQALIAQKQPEAALEISERGRARAFVELLASKFKSDTKVKSNPPTINQLKQIAKEQKATFVEYSIIREQFKTQKKSEWQESKLYIWVIKPTGEVTFHTKDLTPLWQKENTTLAELVTTSRQSVGVRGRGIFDISFNPDNQQQQLKKLHEILIQPIADQLPKDPNQRVIFIPQDSLFQVPFAALQDQNDKYLIEKHTILTAPAIQVLDLTHKQQRQFPQSPNEMLIVGNPTMPKLPITVDSQQRTLKPLPGAEREAKAIAQLFQTQAIIGKKATERAIIQKLPQAKLIHLATHGLLDDFLGLGVPGAIALAPDTPPSNDDNGDGLLTAGEILDLQLNADLVVLSACDTGGGSISGDGVIGLSRSLISAGAESVLVSLWSVDDQSTAFLMTEFYQNLQKKLDKATALRMAILATKQKYESPVHWAAFTLIGESE; from the coding sequence ATGCAAAATACCTTCTACCCTCTCAGCCTGATAGCAGCAAGCTTACTCTTATTTCTGAGTCATCCTCTACAAGTAGCCGGAATCACCCCAGTAATAGCCCAAGTACAGACACCCAACAATCAAAACCGGAAAGCTGAAGCGTATAGACTCTACCAACTGGGTACTCAACAGTATACCCAAGGAAAGCTTCGAGAAGCGTTAGAGACATTTGAGAAAGTTTTGCTAATTTGTAGAGAAATCGGCGACAAAGTAGGCGAAGGTACAACTCTCAACAATGTTGGCTTAATACACCACAAATTGGGAGAATACACCAAAGCCTTGGAGTACTATGGGCAAGCTTTATCCATTCGCAAAGAAGATAGAGATAAAACAGGGCAAGGAATTACTCTCAATAATATAGGGTCAGTTTACCGTGACTTAGGACAATACACCAAAGCCTTGGAATACTATCGGGAAGCTTTAAATATTGCCAAAAAAGCTAACGATAACACAGGAGAGGGAACTACTCTTAACAATATTGGGTTAGTTTACGATTATTTGGGACAATATGCCAAAGCTTTGGAGTACTATCAGCAAGCTTTAATCATGGCCAAAGAAGATAGCGATAAAATAGGCGAAGCGATTACTCTTAGCAATATTGGGTTAGTTTACACTAATTTGGGAGAATACGCCAAAAGTTTGGAGTACTTTCAGCAGGCTTTAATCCTTGCCAAAGAAAATAGCGATAAAATAGGCGAGGGGACTACTCTCAATAACATTGGCGGAGTTTACAGCTACTTTGGTCAATACGCCAAAGCCTTGGAATACTATCAGGAAGCTTTAACTATTGCCAAACAATCTGGCACGATAGCAAAAGAAGCACAAAGTCTCCACAACATTGGGTTAAATTACAGTCAATTGGGACAATATGCTGAAGCCTTAGAGTTTTATCAGCAAGCTCTAGCCATTGCCAAAAAAATTGACGACAAAGTACAAGAAGGCTTTACTCTCCAAGGGATTGGGGTAGTTTACAATGATTTGGGAGAATATTCCAAAACTTTGGAGTACTATCAACAAGCTTTAACTATTTTCAAAGAAGTTGGTCGCAAAGCGGCAGAAGGAGATACTCTCCACAATATTGGTTATTTTTTCATACGAACTGGTAAGCTTCAATCAGCTGTAAAGAATCTACATACTGCTATTGAAGTTTATGAATCTCTACGACCGGGTTTAAAAGACACCAATAAAATATCACTCATCGATACACAACTTAGTTCATACCAGTTATTACAACAAGCACTCATCGCCCAAAAGCAACCTGAAGCAGCTTTAGAAATTTCTGAACGCGGTCGTGCGCGTGCATTTGTGGAGTTATTAGCGTCTAAATTCAAAAGCGACACCAAAGTCAAGAGTAACCCACCCACCATTAACCAACTCAAACAAATTGCCAAAGAACAAAAAGCAACCTTCGTTGAATATTCAATTATTCGTGAACAATTCAAAACTCAAAAAAAATCAGAATGGCAAGAATCAAAACTCTATATTTGGGTCATCAAACCCACAGGTGAAGTCACATTTCACACCAAAGACCTGACACCACTGTGGCAAAAAGAGAATACAACTCTCGCCGAGTTAGTTACTACCAGCCGTCAATCTGTCGGTGTCAGAGGTCGCGGTATTTTTGACATAAGTTTTAATCCAGACAATCAGCAACAACAATTAAAAAAACTGCATGAAATTTTAATACAACCCATTGCTGACCAATTACCAAAAGACCCTAATCAACGGGTAATTTTTATTCCCCAAGATTCCCTTTTTCAAGTTCCCTTCGCTGCACTGCAAGACCAAAACGATAAATATTTAATTGAAAAACATACTATCCTCACCGCTCCCGCAATTCAAGTATTAGATTTAACCCATAAACAACAGCGACAATTTCCCCAATCCCCCAATGAAATGCTGATTGTGGGTAATCCCACAATGCCCAAGCTTCCCATCACCGTAGATTCTCAGCAGCGGACGTTAAAACCTTTACCAGGGGCAGAACGAGAAGCAAAAGCGATCGCTCAGTTATTCCAAACCCAAGCTATCATCGGTAAAAAAGCTACAGAAAGAGCCATCATACAAAAGTTACCACAAGCGAAGTTAATTCATTTAGCAACTCACGGCTTACTTGATGATTTTCTCGGTTTAGGTGTACCAGGTGCGATCGCTCTTGCACCAGATACCCCACCCAGCAATGATGACAATGGTGATGGTTTGCTCACCGCTGGCGAAATCCTCGACTTGCAACTCAACGCTGATTTAGTAGTATTGAGTGCCTGTGATACAGGAGGCGGTAGTATTTCTGGTGATGGAGTAATTGGGTTGTCTCGTTCTTTGATTAGCGCAGGTGCAGAGAGTGTGTTAGTGTCTTTGTGGTCTGTAGACGATCAATCCACAGCATTTTTGATGACCGAATTTTATCAAAATTTACAAAAAAAGCTTGACAAAGCCACAGCTTTACGCATGGCAATCCTGGCGACAAAGCAAAAATATGAGTCTCCCGTGCATTGGGCGGCGTTTACCCTGATTGGGGAATCGGAGTGA
- a CDS encoding anhydro-N-acetylmuramic acid kinase, which yields MTRVIGLISGTSVDGIDAALVEIYGTELDLKVELLAGETYAYAAGLKEKILAVCAGEAISMAELAEIDDAIAFAFAEAAQNIQTNHQPATLIGSHGQTVYHRPPEKAGGAGGAGEQGSRGARKNTESGKTPNSSLLISHSPLGYSLQLGRGALIAHLTGITTVSNFRVADIAIGGHGAPLVPRVDAFLLSHPEEARCIQNLGGIGNVAYIPPRRDDWLAKIRGWDTGPANSLLDLAVQHLTAGAKTYDENGTWSASGTPCYPLVKQWLSLDYFHLPPPKSTGRELFGVAYLHQCLKDAEAYHLSPADILATLTELTVASIAHSYQTFLPQMPQRILLCGGGSRNLYLKQRLQALLPSVPVCTTDEVGLNADFKEAIAFAVLAYWRQLGIPGNLPAATGAPIEVLLGEIHG from the coding sequence ATGACTCGCGTTATTGGTTTAATAAGTGGCACGTCTGTAGATGGCATAGACGCTGCTTTGGTAGAGATTTATGGTACAGAATTGGATCTCAAAGTTGAGTTGTTAGCCGGAGAAACATATGCTTACGCGGCTGGACTCAAAGAGAAAATCTTGGCAGTCTGCGCTGGGGAAGCCATTTCAATGGCAGAATTGGCAGAAATAGATGATGCGATCGCTTTTGCTTTTGCGGAAGCTGCCCAAAATATTCAAACTAATCACCAGCCTGCAACTTTGATTGGTTCCCACGGTCAGACTGTTTATCATCGACCTCCGGAAAAAGCAGGGGGAGCAGGGGGAGCAGGGGAGCAGGGGAGTAGGGGAGCAAGGAAAAATACAGAGAGTGGAAAAACTCCTAACTCCTCACTCCTAATTTCTCACTCCCCATTAGGTTATAGTTTGCAATTGGGTCGCGGTGCTTTGATTGCTCATCTCACAGGAATTACTACGGTGAGTAATTTTCGTGTTGCTGATATTGCTATTGGTGGTCACGGTGCGCCTCTTGTACCTAGAGTTGATGCTTTTTTGCTGAGTCACCCCGAAGAAGCACGTTGTATTCAGAATCTAGGTGGTATTGGTAATGTTGCTTATATTCCACCCAGGCGTGATGACTGGCTTGCTAAAATTCGCGGCTGGGATACTGGCCCAGCAAATAGTTTGTTGGATTTGGCAGTGCAACATTTAACTGCCGGCGCGAAAACATATGATGAAAATGGCACATGGTCCGCGAGTGGAACACCGTGTTATCCACTAGTAAAACAATGGCTGAGCCTAGATTACTTTCATCTACCGCCGCCTAAGTCTACTGGTCGGGAACTATTCGGTGTGGCTTACCTGCATCAGTGTTTAAAAGATGCGGAAGCATATCACCTCAGTCCCGCTGATATACTAGCAACGCTTACAGAACTCACAGTTGCTTCCATTGCTCACAGTTACCAAACTTTTTTACCGCAAATGCCCCAGCGGATATTATTATGTGGTGGCGGTAGTCGCAATCTTTATTTGAAACAAAGGTTACAGGCATTATTACCATCAGTGCCAGTATGCACTACAGATGAAGTCGGTTTGAATGCAGATTTTAAAGAAGCGATCGCTTTTGCAGTTTTAGCCTACTGGCGACAGCTAGGTATTCCTGGGAATCTACCCGCCGCCACTGGCGCACCTATTGAAGTACTTTTGGGAGAAATCCACGGTTGA
- a CDS encoding serine/threonine protein kinase: protein MSDPNIGHLLAKRYHLQELIGTGAMGRVYRAKDILLGGVPVAVKFLALSIQNEKIRLQERFEREAKTCALLGQKSIHIVRVMDYGVDENNTPFYVMEYLQGNSLNHIIRQQNLSLPRFLSMARQISLGLKCAHDGIPVDGTIYPIIHRDIKPSNMLVIQDASFGELLKVLDFGIAKLLQANSDHTKYYLGTLAYSSPEQMEGKELDNRSDIYSLGVMMFEMLTGKMPLLAPSHSFGAWYKTHHNQEPSTFAEVAPGLQIPKEVQNLVMSCLAKAPRDRPESISEILRILESVEQHYRTHTISDTNNISDYNTQTILISNNTPSHTITLQTSSELKIKADLQGTLSNDEIARSTSWPENKPIANIVFPQSIHANGEILPALWVMLPEKEILKRIVCQRYNQFLFITVPHPMLLWITVIYNRKHGAKWLPYYLDLKTHLGQEITYLLGQTGYYRLLFFARETPNRCSHVLVASIAPAQRQRLQQWVIAGKTLVSAGEPQLSKSLLKNEYEKIKPQILAKLEAIQTDSHFHISG from the coding sequence ATGTCAGACCCCAACATTGGTCACTTACTCGCCAAACGCTACCACCTTCAGGAGTTAATCGGTACTGGAGCAATGGGTAGGGTTTATCGTGCTAAGGATATTTTGTTGGGAGGTGTACCCGTTGCTGTGAAGTTTCTGGCCCTATCCATACAAAATGAAAAAATACGGTTACAAGAACGCTTTGAGCGAGAAGCAAAAACCTGTGCTTTACTTGGGCAAAAAAGCATTCACATTGTTCGAGTGATGGACTATGGCGTAGACGAAAATAACACCCCGTTCTATGTGATGGAATATTTGCAAGGGAATAGCCTCAACCATATTATCCGTCAGCAAAATTTATCTTTGCCTAGATTCCTGAGTATGGCACGTCAAATCAGCTTGGGGTTAAAGTGCGCTCATGATGGCATCCCGGTTGATGGCACAATCTACCCAATTATTCATCGTGATATTAAGCCCAGCAATATGCTGGTGATTCAAGATGCAAGTTTTGGAGAATTGCTAAAGGTTCTGGATTTTGGTATTGCTAAGTTACTACAAGCCAATAGCGACCATACAAAATACTATTTGGGAACGCTGGCTTATTCTTCTCCCGAACAGATGGAAGGCAAAGAATTAGACAACCGCTCTGATATTTATAGTTTAGGCGTGATGATGTTTGAGATGCTTACAGGCAAGATGCCACTGCTAGCACCAAGTCACTCATTCGGTGCATGGTATAAAACACATCATAATCAAGAACCAAGTACTTTTGCTGAGGTTGCCCCTGGACTACAAATTCCTAAGGAAGTGCAAAATTTGGTGATGAGTTGCTTAGCCAAGGCACCACGCGATCGCCCCGAAAGCATCAGCGAAATCCTGCGTATATTAGAATCTGTAGAACAACACTATCGTACACACACAATTTCAGATACTAATAATATATCTGACTACAATACGCAGACAATTCTAATTAGTAATAATACACCTAGCCATACCATTACACTTCAAACATCCTCTGAGCTAAAGATCAAAGCCGACTTGCAAGGAACGCTGTCAAACGATGAAATTGCTCGCTCTACTTCCTGGCCGGAGAATAAACCTATTGCTAATATCGTTTTTCCCCAGTCCATTCATGCCAATGGGGAGATTTTACCCGCCCTATGGGTGATGCTACCGGAAAAAGAAATTCTCAAACGCATTGTTTGTCAGCGTTACAATCAATTTCTTTTTATCACAGTTCCCCATCCCATGCTGCTATGGATTACTGTCATCTATAATCGCAAACACGGTGCTAAATGGCTGCCTTACTACCTCGACCTTAAAACTCATCTGGGTCAAGAAATTACCTACTTACTGGGGCAAACAGGTTATTATCGTCTTCTGTTCTTTGCCCGCGAGACACCAAATCGCTGTTCTCATGTCCTAGTTGCTAGTATCGCCCCTGCCCAACGTCAACGGCTGCAACAATGGGTAATAGCGGGCAAAACTCTCGTATCAGCAGGTGAACCCCAACTTAGTAAAAGTTTACTCAAAAACGAGTACGAAAAGATTAAGCCCCAAATTCTCGCTAAGTTGGAAGCAATTCAGACAGATTCTCATTTCCATATTTCCGGCTAG
- a CDS encoding NblA/ycf18 family protein encodes MSKPIELSLEQQFSIRSFATQVQHMSHEQAQDFLVKLYEQMVVREATYQELLKHQWGIDSGSALA; translated from the coding sequence ATGAGCAAACCAATTGAATTATCTTTGGAACAGCAATTCAGCATCCGTTCGTTCGCCACTCAAGTACAGCATATGAGTCACGAACAAGCTCAAGACTTTTTAGTCAAGCTCTATGAACAAATGGTTGTACGCGAGGCTACTTACCAGGAATTACTCAAGCACCAGTGGGGCATAGATTCAGGTTCCGCTTTGGCATAA
- a CDS encoding Stp1/IreP family PP2C-type Ser/Thr phosphatase, with translation MKLNFTGFSDPGLIRSNNQDAYYIDPEGRFFIVADGMGGHAGGEEASRIATREIQAYLAANWNSSESTKELLEKALWRANEGILQDQQNHPERADMGTTVVAIIFRSPDAPWCGHVGDSRLYRLRGSQLEQVTEDHTWVARAIKVGDISSEEARVHPFRHVLSRCLGREDLHQVDVQKLDVKAGDRLLLCSDGLTEELVDQKIASYLHDTPLLDKAALSLIEAAKEEGGHDNITVIIVALENS, from the coding sequence ATGAAACTTAATTTCACGGGTTTCAGCGATCCGGGACTTATTCGTTCTAATAACCAAGATGCTTATTATATCGACCCTGAAGGGCGATTTTTCATTGTTGCTGATGGGATGGGTGGTCATGCGGGAGGTGAAGAGGCAAGTCGCATTGCTACAAGGGAAATTCAGGCGTATTTGGCAGCAAATTGGAATTCTTCTGAGTCTACAAAAGAATTGCTAGAGAAAGCTTTGTGGCGAGCAAATGAAGGCATTTTGCAGGATCAGCAAAATCATCCCGAACGCGCTGACATGGGTACAACAGTTGTGGCAATAATATTTCGCTCACCAGATGCGCCTTGGTGTGGTCACGTTGGAGACTCAAGGCTGTACCGCTTGCGAGGGTCACAATTAGAGCAAGTCACCGAAGATCATACTTGGGTAGCAAGGGCTATCAAAGTCGGTGACATCTCCTCTGAAGAAGCAAGAGTTCACCCCTTCCGTCATGTTTTATCGCGCTGTTTGGGACGTGAAGATTTACATCAGGTTGATGTGCAAAAGTTGGATGTCAAAGCAGGCGATCGCCTGTTATTATGCAGTGATGGTCTGACTGAAGAACTGGTAGATCAAAAGATTGCTAGTTACCTCCATGACACCCCATTACTAGACAAAGCCGCCCTCTCTTTAATTGAAGCTGCCAAAGAAGAAGGTGGACACGACAATATCACAGTTATTATCGTTGCACTGGAAAACAGTTAA
- a CDS encoding AarF/ABC1/UbiB kinase family protein encodes METGYSDKAYRWNRENYSSKRRFVDIWSFVLTLMFKLWRYNKSWSYPGGVTEAKQAARRKAQAVWIRNTLLDLGPTFIKVGQLFSTRADIFPSEYVEELAKLQDKVPAFSYEQVEAIIEQELGKKIPELFQNFEPIPLAAASLGQVHKAVLHTGEAVVVKVQRPGLKKLFEIDLQILKGIAYYFQNHPKWGRGRDWIGIYEECCRILWEEIDYLNEGRNADTFRRNFRGHDWVKVPRVYWRYTSSRVLTLEYLPGIKISQYEAIEAAGLDRKIIARQGAQAYMMQLLNNGFFHADPHPGNIAISANGALIFYDFGMMGRIKSNIREGLMQTLFGIAQKDGDRVVQSLIDLGAIAPVDDMGPVRRSVQYMLDNFMDKPFENQSVAAISDDLYEIAYNQPFRFPATFTFVMRAFSTLEGVGKGLDPEFNFMEVAQPYAMQLMTNMNGSETNSFLNELSRQAVQVSTTAFGLPRRLEDTLEKLERGDMRVRVRSIETERLLRRQSNIQLGMSYAVIISGFTLSATLLLVNHYVWLALVAGFIAAVVSIILIRLLLRLDRYDRMY; translated from the coding sequence ATGGAAACAGGTTATTCAGATAAGGCATACCGTTGGAATCGTGAGAACTACTCAAGTAAACGGCGCTTTGTGGACATTTGGTCTTTTGTCTTGACCTTAATGTTCAAGCTTTGGCGCTACAACAAATCTTGGAGTTACCCTGGTGGTGTAACTGAAGCCAAGCAAGCTGCAAGACGCAAAGCTCAAGCGGTCTGGATTCGCAATACCCTACTGGATTTAGGCCCGACTTTTATCAAAGTTGGGCAATTGTTTTCTACTCGTGCTGATATATTTCCCAGCGAATATGTAGAAGAATTGGCAAAGCTACAAGACAAAGTGCCAGCATTTAGCTACGAACAAGTAGAAGCAATTATTGAGCAAGAATTAGGTAAAAAAATTCCTGAACTGTTTCAGAATTTTGAACCTATTCCCTTAGCAGCTGCTAGCTTGGGGCAAGTACACAAAGCTGTGCTACATACAGGGGAAGCAGTTGTCGTTAAGGTGCAGCGTCCTGGACTGAAAAAGCTATTTGAAATAGATTTACAAATTCTCAAGGGAATTGCCTACTACTTCCAAAATCATCCCAAATGGGGCCGGGGGCGAGATTGGATCGGGATTTACGAAGAATGTTGTCGCATTCTTTGGGAAGAAATTGACTATCTCAACGAAGGTCGCAATGCTGATACTTTTCGGCGTAACTTTCGCGGTCACGATTGGGTAAAAGTTCCAAGAGTTTACTGGCGTTACACTTCGTCTCGTGTCCTGACTTTGGAATATCTTCCTGGAATTAAAATTAGTCAATATGAAGCCATAGAAGCAGCAGGTTTAGATCGTAAGATCATCGCCCGACAAGGCGCTCAAGCCTATATGATGCAATTGCTCAATAACGGCTTTTTCCACGCCGATCCTCATCCAGGTAACATAGCCATCAGTGCCAATGGTGCTTTGATATTTTACGATTTCGGCATGATGGGGCGAATCAAGTCCAACATTCGCGAAGGACTGATGCAAACGCTGTTTGGCATTGCCCAGAAAGATGGCGATCGCGTCGTTCAGTCTCTCATAGATTTGGGAGCGATCGCACCCGTGGATGACATGGGGCCAGTGCGGCGTTCTGTCCAGTATATGCTGGATAATTTCATGGATAAACCCTTTGAAAATCAATCTGTGGCAGCCATTAGTGACGACCTATACGAAATAGCATATAATCAGCCATTTAGATTTCCTGCAACCTTCACTTTTGTGATGCGAGCCTTTTCCACCCTAGAGGGGGTAGGCAAAGGCTTAGATCCAGAATTTAACTTTATGGAAGTTGCCCAACCATACGCAATGCAGCTTATGACTAATATGAATGGTTCTGAGACTAATAGCTTCCTCAATGAATTAAGTCGTCAAGCAGTCCAGGTGAGTACAACTGCTTTTGGACTGCCACGGAGATTAGAGGACACCCTAGAAAAATTAGAACGCGGAGATATGCGCGTGCGCGTCCGCTCAATAGAGACGGAGCGTCTCTTGCGGCGACAGAGCAACATCCAGCTAGGAATGAGCTACGCTGTGATTATCAGTGGATTTACTCTTTCAGCTACCCTTTTATTAGTTAATCATTATGTATGGTTAGCCCTGGTGGCTGGTTTCATCGCCGCAGTAGTCTCAATAATACTGATCCGCTTGCTTCTACGCCTCGACCGTTATGACCGCATGTATTAA